The DNA region ttctttccctacCCTGCTGTATTTCTCACTTTGGGATTCTTGTGTGTGGAGGTTGGTATCACAGTTATATACATCACCAGCTATTGCGAATgttccttgcttttctcttgcagtgcTGCCAAATCCCAATATAAGGAGGTCACATCTTAGCCTGTTGACTTCTTGTGACAGTGTCTGTGGTTGGCCATGGCCACTTTCTTAAACCCAAAGCTGCCATTTTATTAAGCCCCATTTATATTTGGAGTTATCCAGATGCAAGAGAGCtaaacttttatatttgtttaaagaACTTTTATTAACAGACCACAACAGCTAGCGTGATCtccaaattgttttcttttccattcttcctAATATTGAGCCCATTGGATCAAATTTTAACTAGGCAAGAATTAGCAATGACATGTGCATGTAGTCATGGTTTAAAGTTCCAAGTATAACAGAAATTTAATGAGTGAAGAAATTATGTATTTGCTAGTGAGATGGTAATAAAAGTGACTTAAGTACTTTACTGTATTAGAAACTTCTTAGAGGGAGTAGTTATATGGGACACGTTTGTTAATTTCCAGAAGACTATAGttttttattaattaatgttattaaaagggttttttttttccttctgaacatATTTTTTCTTGCATAGAGGGGTCAGTATATTTCCACCATAGATATTTATCTCCAAATTTATAATTGTCAATGCTAAAACCAGAATTCCCTGATTATCAGTTTGCTTTATAGCAGACATTATTAAAATGGTACTAATTGATTAAGgcaggaaaggagaaatggaGAGACATAGGTGAAGGAAGGTAAGATAAGTAGGTAAAAATAACATTTGTACCCTACTACAAATGATCTTGAATAGTTTTGAGTAGTAAGCCTTAGCATGTTTTTGGTAaatgcatcattttttaaaaattagtcaaCAATTTGCATGTATATTTCCAAACACGAGTGAATTCATCCAAATAGGTGAAGCATTGAATCAacactttcagaactttctcctttgaGAACATTTCCTTTGCACATCTTAGTAGCTTCCTTCAGACCATCCCTCTgctacatattttaaaacatagatTGGGCCAGAAGTAGGGATGGGCATGTGGCTAATCTTTCATTGCAGTTCATGTCAGAAACATTGCACCCTAAATATTTGTAGTATTTTGTCCTCTGAAGTTTCCCCATAAAAGAACTGATTGATGACAGTAAGAGAAAGCATCCTCTGGAGTGCATTTAAAGGGAAGAAAACCACATATTTAGCAAGGTAAAACAAATATCTGTTTCTCTAGCTTTTAAAACAAACACCCActtatatatttaaaactttggcttcgtATGCCAACGTGTTTTCTTAGAGAAGTATTTAAATATAGTGAAGAGATGGGGGAAATTGACTTCTGCTTCCATCAGAAGCACCATGTACCATTCACGGTTCTAGGCGCAGGGTGACCCAGTGAACCAGATGATACAATGTCCCTTCTCTCAAAGAGCTTAGATTTCAGCAGGAGGAGGCAGACAATAAACACTTAGGCAAGGCAATGATTTCAGGAACAAGGAAGTGCGGTGGTCAACAAAGGGTTTAAAATGGGAgcatcattttcaaatttatatttaaaaaaactctgACTGCTATGTGAGCAGAGATTAGACTAGGCTACTGTCAGTGGAGATGGAGGCGAGTGGATAGAATTGAGAGAATGGAGGGGAGGTAGAATGGAAAGAACTTGGCGGTGGACTCTAGGAGGGAGAGGGTGTCATGGTGGGTGATCCCAGGCCTCTCCGTTGAGCAAACAGGCAGAAAGGATGCTGTTAATTGAGAAAGTGAAGACTGAAGGAGGGGCACTTGGGGTGCAGGAGGGGATCAAGGATTCAGTTTTATGGTGCATTTGAAATGCCTGcaaaaagccaaagaaaaagagaaatcttgAATGCATTTGCAGAACTGAATCTGGAAAAGAGGTCGGGGCTGAGTTATAATTGGGAGTCATGGGCACATGGGTGGTATATGCATTTGTGGGAATGGGTGAAATCACACAGGGGTGAGGGCAGAGTCAAGGCAAAGAACTTGCTCCAGTACTAACTCGGAGATATCTACACCAGGCCTCTAGGGGGTCTGGTGGAGGATGTGGAACTGACAAATGAGCCTGAGCAggaatggctaaaggaagttAATTTGCATGAAACAAAAGCACACTTTATGACCACGGACCACATGGCCAGCAACTTTGAGCCACAAGTCCCAGTTGGCTCCGAAAGAGTCTTCACTCATGGTGGGAAGTAAATCCGCTGCATGCATGTCTTCCCACAGAAGGGGAGAAAGAGCTTCATCCTCATTTACAGAGATGACTGAACCAGATATAAATCCAAAGAGTAAATGAAAGTGTGGAGCTGCTGCTGTTTCTAGAGCAGGGTTTTGAAGTTCCTCTGGGACAAGTGTGATGAAAGCCTCAGAGATCAACTTCTCTGACCCAGTTCAGGCTTGGTTACCAGTAAATGGGAAATGATTTTGCTTAATTAGCAGCAGACTtgcttttccccctttctcttgCAGGAAGTTAAAGTGCTGCACCatagagttttttttgtttgtttgttttctctttatgttTGAAATTAAATGGGACacatagatttaaaaagaaaagtagctAAGAAGAGGTGCAAAGTTGAAAGTCCACCCTTAGAAAAAGGATCAAAGAGGAATCTGGCAGAACCCTCTTTCCCTCTGGTTCCAGTTATTTCACGATGCATAGTGTTTCCATCTAATAGACATTGCAGTAAATTCCAGATGGGATGTCTGCAGACTGTGCCACATTCTGGTAGATTAAAAAGAGAACTTTTTAACTGTATATTAAATAAATTCCTGAactcctattttttttccctttgtgtatGAAAATCTTCACTGTACCCCTTTCTATCTAAATTCGGTTTATTTCTTTGTTGAGTTCCCTATCAGAATTTCTGCAACGAAATATGATCCCTGGTCTGAATATGGTAATATTAACTGCATATGTGCCATTTCTTTTGATATAAACTTCTTTAGCATGAATTAATTCTTATACTCTTCTGCAAACTATTAAAGAATAGGAATTGAAATGGACTACTGCTTCAAtgatgaaaacataaaaaagttTGGAAACTTTCTACCTAAATTTGGCTGCTTTTCACAATTTTCACTTGCCTTTTCCTTCTCAAAATATATTTCAGTTCTTCTTCTGCAGTTTCAGTTCATGTTTCAAAAGTGTAAATACCGACATTTGTGAGGGCACCATTTCTATCTAGTTTAATCAAGACATTCTGTCGGTGGTGTGTTGgcactatatatttataaatggtgTTCTGTTTGTTAGGAAGCACTTTGCAACTGCCTATATTATTTACCATGGGCTACTTTGGACCAAGGTTCCTCTTTGCTCCAATTTCAAATCTAACACGCAGTTCCACTTTGATGGAGTCCCTCTTCTTATCTGTTCTCTCATCCTGAATTTGGGAACAGCTGCCTTTTTGTTTCCTAATGTCCCTACCCAGTCCAAACTAGAAATACTTTATCCTTGATTCCCTGATTCACTCCTGCATCTCTGTATTTTTAAGCCTTTTGTCTCTCGCTACCACATGCTCCCTTTCCAACATCCAGGCCTAGGCTCATATACTGGTATATGCAGAGAGAGCAAATGCCCCCAGACTCAGAAGTGAAGTGGAGCCCAGGGAACTGCAGCTCTGTGGACCAGAAAGAGGGAGGAAGTACACCTGTATGGGAGTAACCTTCAGATTGCAACATGCACATAGTGCAAGaaaattgtagaaaaattaaACTTGGTTTGGGATATAAACATTCATTGAGCATTTTTGCTGGACCAACTCTAAGTTACAGGCGTCACATATAGTGGCACATTAATATTTTATGCATACACTTACTACATGTATCTTACTTAAACATCCATCAAAATAAAAGTTGCAATAATTCCAGAAGCAAACTCTAGACATCAGCTTTTTCAAAGTGCATTACTCATGTAGCACATTTCATTAGCTCATAAAGTATGATTAAACATATACAGATTTAAAGGGAGCAGTGGAcattgccttagtttgccagggctgctatgacaaataccacatactgATTTGCTTAACAATaattttattgtctcacagtttaggaggctagaagtccagaatcaaggcaATGgtgaggccatgctttctcctctaAGTCTGTAGCATTCAGATGCTGGCTtgtaatccttggggttccatGGCTTGCATCCCTGCCTCCCATCActtggtgatctctctctccttgtgtctactcttctggtttctgctgacttctggcttgaCTATCTCTTTatcaggcccaccctgattcaatttagccatacctaaataggatcttccagGATCTTATTCACAAATAAGTCCCCAccttcttcaaagggtcctaattacaaataggttcacacccacaaaaagaaggattaagattaagaatctTGTGGTACACGGTTCAATCTACCACAGCCATTCATCGGAAATCACAAGTGAGAAAGAGGTCTCCAAGAGATATTTCTTTTCAACACTCGACTTTCATGGGTTGAAATTCAGGGTGGTTAGAATGGAAAAGCACATGGGTGCTGGTCAGTGTCTTGGGACATTTGGCTTATTGCAACTGATTTTCTTCCATGAATGTGCCATTTCCTCTTACATTTAAATGCGTTTCTTTAAAGAGCTCTTGGTGTGTTGCCCAGAGGACAACTGTCAGGTTGATTTATATTTTTGATGTGTTTCTTATTAAATTAAGCTAGGAAAAAATTGCATAAAACCTTATTGTCTCATCAgacatattacttttataattagaaaaagttatttttaagaaGGTTGTCACCTTTTAACCTCTAAAAAAAGTATTGACTACATAGCAGAAAGTATTGAATATTTGAGTTGCCAAAGGCATTAAAGATGATACATATCAACCCCTAATTTCACAAACGCCCAGAAATGTGGAAAAGTATTTTTTGAAGTTCTTTTCTGAATGGAGATGAATGTCAGTGAATTGGAGGCAAACCACAAATAGtgaagaaaatcagaaagcaaTACTTTCTGGTACCTGTTTTGTAATTTGCTTCTTTGATATTTACTGATCGTTTattcaccaccacccccctccttCTGTTTTCAGTGGCCACAGATGTCTTCAATTCCAAAAACCTGGCTGTGCAGGCACAAAAGAAGATCTTGGGTAAAATGGTATCCAAATCCATCGCTACCACCTTGATAGATGACACGAGCAGCGAGGTTTTGGATGAGCTCTACAGGGTGACCAAAGAGTATACCCAAAAcaagaaggaggcagagaaaatcatcaaaaacctcaTCAAAACAGTCATCAAGCTGGCCATTCTTTACAGGAATAATCAGTTTAATCAAGATGAGCTAGCACTGATGGAGAAATTTAAGAAGAAAGTTCATCAGCTTGCTATGACCGTGGTCAGTTTCCATCAGGTAGATTTTACCTTTGACCGGAACGTGTTATCCAGGCTGCTAAACGAATGCAGAGAGTTGCTCCACCAAATCATTCAGCGTCACCTCACTGCAAAGTCACATGGACGG from Choloepus didactylus isolate mChoDid1 chromosome 13, mChoDid1.pri, whole genome shotgun sequence includes:
- the TNFAIP8 gene encoding tumor necrosis factor alpha-induced protein 8 isoform X2 yields the protein MLKLVATDVFNSKNLAVQAQKKILGKMVSKSIATTLIDDTSSEVLDELYRVTKEYTQNKKEAEKIIKNLIKTVIKLAILYRNNQFNQDELALMEKFKKKVHQLAMTVVSFHQVDFTFDRNVLSRLLNECRELLHQIIQRHLTAKSHGRVNNVFDHFSDCEFLAALYNPFGNFKPHLQKLCDGINKMLDEENI
- the TNFAIP8 gene encoding tumor necrosis factor alpha-induced protein 8 isoform X4, encoding MVSKSIATTLIDDTSSEVLDELYRVTKEYTQNKKEAEKIIKNLIKTVIKLAILYRNNQFNQDELALMEKFKKKVHQLAMTVVSFHQVDFTFDRNVLSRLLNECRELLHQIIQRHLTAKSHGRVNNVFDHFSDCEFLAALYNPFGNFKPHLQKLCDGINKMLDEENI
- the TNFAIP8 gene encoding tumor necrosis factor alpha-induced protein 8 isoform X1; translated protein: MHSEAEESKDVATDVFNSKNLAVQAQKKILGKMVSKSIATTLIDDTSSEVLDELYRVTKEYTQNKKEAEKIIKNLIKTVIKLAILYRNNQFNQDELALMEKFKKKVHQLAMTVVSFHQVDFTFDRNVLSRLLNECRELLHQIIQRHLTAKSHGRVNNVFDHFSDCEFLAALYNPFGNFKPHLQKLCDGINKMLDEENI
- the TNFAIP8 gene encoding tumor necrosis factor alpha-induced protein 8 isoform X3 — encoded protein: MATDVFNSKNLAVQAQKKILGKMVSKSIATTLIDDTSSEVLDELYRVTKEYTQNKKEAEKIIKNLIKTVIKLAILYRNNQFNQDELALMEKFKKKVHQLAMTVVSFHQVDFTFDRNVLSRLLNECRELLHQIIQRHLTAKSHGRVNNVFDHFSDCEFLAALYNPFGNFKPHLQKLCDGINKMLDEENI